GAGCACGATGGTCAATCCGCGAAATCTCTGCGCGCGCGAGGGGTACAGGTATTTCACGGGGACAAACACGGACACCGCGAGCGCGACAATCACCGCCAGATTGGTCCAGGAAGGAAGCTGCATGAAGAAGAGATAGAAGGCCACGACGTTCCAGTAGGAAGGGAAACCTTTGAAGTAGTGATCATCGGTTTTAGCGTCGGCTTGGCAGAACTGGTAGGCAGATGCCAGCACGATGAGCGCGACAGCGGCCAGGGAAAACTGCGCGGGCAGCAGCCCCGCTTCGTGTATCAGGAAGGCAGGAACCAGAACATACGTGAAGTAGTCGACGATGTTGTCCAGCAGTGCGCCGTCGAAGTGCGGCAAGACGTCGTGAACCCGAGCCCTTCGTGCGAGGAAACCGTCGCACGAATCGATTGCGGTAGCCACAACGAGCCACACAAAACTCGCGACCCATTCGTGGCGGTATACCGCCGCCACGGCAAGAAAGCCCACCAGTGCACCGCTGGCCGTGAGCGCGTGAACCGACCACGCGAAAAGCGTTTGGGCCGGTGAAGGCGGTCGAGCATTATTCGACACGGGATCGTCTCCGGTTAGAGGTTCGCGAAATCTGGGACAGACACGTCTTCGCTCCCTGCGGTCGCTCCGCTTGCGTCAGTCCCGATTTCGGCTTTGGGCTTC
This DNA window, taken from Candidatus Hydrogenedentota bacterium, encodes the following:
- a CDS encoding CDP-alcohol phosphatidyltransferase family protein; this translates as MSNNARPPSPAQTLFAWSVHALTASGALVGFLAVAAVYRHEWVASFVWLVVATAIDSCDGFLARRARVHDVLPHFDGALLDNIVDYFTYVLVPAFLIHEAGLLPAQFSLAAVALIVLASAYQFCQADAKTDDHYFKGFPSYWNVVAFYLFFMQLPSWTNLAVIVALAVSVFVPVKYLYPSRAQRFRGLTIVLTLIWSALLIAVLARYPGEARPLLWGSLVFVAYYYAMSLYMTFARPSPRD